A window from Chloroflexota bacterium encodes these proteins:
- a CDS encoding GIY-YIG nuclease family protein: MTNIDDRVLYTGITSDLRKRVHEHREKLIDGFTKRYNVTKLVYYEVFDAIEGAILREKQIKAGSRQKKMDLINSMSSEWKDLWPEL; this comes from the coding sequence ATGACAAACATAGACGACAGAGTACTGTACACGGGCATCACCAGCGACTTGAGGAAACGGGTTCACGAGCATAGGGAGAAATTAATTGATGGTTTCACCAAGCGGTACAACGTAACCAAGTTGGTATACTACGAAGTATTTGACGCTATTGAAGGTGCTATTTTGAGAGAGAAGCAGATAAAGGCAGGGTCGAGGCAGAAGAAAATGGACCTGATCAACAGTATGAGCAGCGAGTGGAAAGACCTATGGCCGGAGTTGTGA